A single window of Cryptococcus depauperatus CBS 7841 chromosome 2, complete sequence DNA harbors:
- a CDS encoding cutinase palindrome-binding protein: protein MSLLAESLEGAKYQVSLNDDRESSTNGAAEFMRRKRWPEVLLKELIGSAAFCLKPAITPGSGQYQNGEAWRWKIIYASPSVSDMLGQKPSELEGRDFFELVFANDRPQLQTYFNTLLAPPLLNIQTQTLFPPSSARLGESHTAYIRMLSIAPTPSRANFGSHSDHNSGGPFYGSSVSNGVGPVVWELRGHATGIGEDISGAEHSDGLTMAADGTVVPGGAHQTDTKHKAIWLMGRRVGERFGEDQQSLDAFLELKLENERLQAEFKDLQAELDVDVDQPTFTNGNPGSTPSSPSSPSSPINCERTKNRVGRPSKASLAVSGKKQKSISIRGSGGEGETMYVCVTCGRTDSPEWRKGPLGPKTLCNACGLRWAKRNSTAQIPKKATK, encoded by the exons ATGTCTCTGTTAGCAGAATCATTGGAAGGAGCAAAATATCAAGTGTCTCTGAATGATGATCGAGAATCATCCACAAATGGTGCAGCAGAG TTCATGAGGAGAAAACGATGGCCAGAGGTACTTTTAAAAGAGCTAATTGGCTCTGCTGCATTCTGTCTCAAGCCTGCAATCACACCAGGAAGCGGTCAATACCAAAATGGAGAAGCGTGGAGGTGGAAG ATAATCTATGCATCACCTTCGGTGAGTGACATGCTTGGGCAAAAGCCTAGCGAACTGGAGGGCCGTGACTTTTTCGAACTCGTTTTTG CAAACGACCGTCCGCAATTGCAGACATATTTTAACACTCTATTGGCccctcctcttctcaacatccAAACTCAGACACTTTTCCCACCCAGCTCTGCCCGTCTTGGTGAAAGTCATACAGCTTATATTCGAATGCTTTCTATCGCACCTACACCCTCGAGAGCCAACTTTGGCTCCCATAGTGACCACAACTCTGGCGGACCATTCTATGGCAGCTCTGTCTCTAATGGTGTAGGTCCCGTCGTATGGGAGCTTCGGGGACATGCTACGGGCATCGGAGAGGATATATCCGGGGCTGAGCATAGTGATGGTCTGACAATGGCAGCGGATGGGACAGTCGTTCCAGGAGGGGCTCATCAAACAGATACCAAGCACAAGGCTATCTGGCTTATGGGGAGGAGGGTTGGTGAGCGATTTGGAGAAGACCAGCAATCCCTTGATGCCTTTTTGGAACTCAAGCTGGAGAACGAACGATTACAAGCTGAATTTAAGGATTTGCAAGCTGAATTAGATGTTGACGTTGACCAACCGACATTCACAAACGGTAATCCTGGGTCTACCCCATCCagcccttcttctccctccTCTCCTATAAATTGtgaaagaacaaaaaatAGAGTCGGACGGCCATCCAAAGCGTCTCTTGCCGTGTcaggaaagaagcaaaagtcAATTAGCATCAGAGGAAGCGGAGGAGAAGGGGAGACAATGTATGTCTGTGTAACGTGTGGCAGGACGGACAGTCCtgaatggagaaaaggacCATTGGGGCCCAAGACACTTTGCAAC GCTTGCGGCTTAAGATGGGCCAAGAGAAACTCTACCGCCCAAATACCGAAGAAAGCAACCAAGTAA